The Streptomyces phaeolivaceus genome has a window encoding:
- a CDS encoding LysR family transcriptional regulator codes for MDPHLLRTYVSVARLASFSEAARELGYTQSAVSQHIAALEQDLGAPLLTRRPVVPTAAGERLLEHAGPLLLRLEAARADVVRMAAAPAHGLTLAATPTALGPRTLAALPAAGVTLRTLARDEIPAAVATGAADLGLVDGLAAPSDPLRLPDVAPLTTRGVGEEPVCVLLPAGHPLARRPGLRLADLVDARWLDAPGAGLPLDRLRTASGTGGVRTALRYEGTDLRTLTTLAAAGHGLTVLPHGFAADVPGAVAVPLVAPRLVHRTELVYGGKPGGAAGALVRELTGPGATEGPR; via the coding sequence ATGGATCCGCATCTGCTGCGTACGTATGTCAGCGTGGCCCGGCTCGCCTCCTTCTCCGAGGCCGCGCGGGAGCTGGGCTACACCCAGTCCGCGGTGTCCCAGCACATCGCCGCGCTGGAACAGGACCTGGGCGCCCCGCTGCTGACCCGGCGCCCCGTCGTCCCCACCGCCGCGGGCGAGCGGCTCCTCGAACACGCCGGACCCCTGCTGCTGCGCCTGGAGGCGGCCCGCGCCGATGTCGTACGGATGGCGGCGGCACCCGCGCATGGACTGACGCTCGCGGCGACCCCGACGGCACTCGGCCCCCGTACGCTCGCCGCGCTGCCCGCCGCCGGGGTGACCCTGCGGACCCTCGCCCGCGACGAGATCCCGGCGGCCGTCGCCACGGGCGCCGCCGATCTGGGCCTGGTCGACGGACTCGCCGCCCCCAGCGACCCCCTCCGGCTCCCCGACGTGGCACCCCTGACCACCCGGGGCGTCGGCGAGGAACCCGTCTGCGTCCTCCTTCCCGCCGGCCACCCGCTGGCCCGCCGCCCCGGACTCCGCCTCGCCGATCTCGTCGACGCGCGCTGGCTCGACGCCCCCGGCGCGGGCCTCCCGCTGGACCGGCTCCGCACCGCGAGCGGCACCGGCGGCGTCCGCACCGCCCTCCGCTACGAGGGCACCGACCTGCGGACGCTCACCACCCTCGCCGCCGCCGGACACGGCCTGACCGTCCTGCCCCACGGCTTCGCCGCCGACGTGCCCGGCGCGGTCGCCGTCCCCCTCGTCGCACCACGGCTGGTGCACCGCACCGAGCTGGTGTACGGCGGCAAGCCCGGGGGAGCGGCCGGGGCCCTGGTGCGGGAGCTGACCGGGCCGGGGGCGACGGAGGGCCCGAGGTGA
- a CDS encoding aminoglycoside phosphotransferase family protein gives MTQAPTPTADSVRRLVRSLLKNGEGRRGGTGGDGPEVRPVAGDDTGGTWWVGTRHVLRLATDRNAVGRQRRELRLRDLVRPHVGVAVPVSVAHGEWSGGLTYTLDTRLPGGTAEDHDVSAVGEADLAALLTGLREVPLRQAEALGVPRLAPRSPEALRAAAGRAARLLAEADEFDAARLGQLTSASAAQLTAPGVVLVHHGLTGGRLVVSADGRVRGVLDWTDAAIGDPAEDIAGLATAVGSPAAVRAATLAGYGARPCLRGLWLARCDTVVDLAEGVRGRAPAPLPTLRHRLRRTWEPILLERVTDLRGED, from the coding sequence ATGACCCAGGCACCGACACCCACCGCGGACAGCGTCCGCCGGCTGGTCCGTTCCCTGCTCAAGAACGGGGAGGGCCGGCGCGGCGGCACGGGCGGCGACGGCCCCGAGGTGCGGCCCGTCGCCGGGGACGACACGGGCGGCACCTGGTGGGTCGGCACCCGGCATGTGCTGCGTCTGGCGACCGACCGGAACGCCGTCGGGCGGCAGCGGCGCGAGCTGCGGCTGCGGGACCTGGTCCGTCCGCACGTCGGTGTCGCCGTGCCGGTGAGCGTCGCGCACGGCGAGTGGTCCGGCGGCCTCACCTACACCCTCGACACACGGCTGCCGGGCGGTACGGCGGAGGACCACGACGTGTCCGCGGTCGGCGAGGCCGATCTGGCGGCGCTGCTCACGGGGTTGCGCGAGGTGCCGCTGCGGCAGGCCGAGGCGCTCGGGGTGCCACGGCTCGCCCCGCGCTCGCCGGAGGCGCTGCGGGCGGCGGCCGGGCGGGCGGCGCGGCTGCTCGCCGAGGCCGACGAGTTCGACGCGGCGCGGCTCGGGCAGCTGACGTCCGCGAGTGCGGCGCAGCTCACCGCGCCGGGGGTGGTGCTGGTCCACCACGGGCTGACCGGCGGCCGGCTCGTGGTCAGCGCCGACGGCCGGGTGCGGGGGGTTCTCGACTGGACCGACGCGGCGATCGGTGACCCCGCCGAGGACATCGCGGGCCTCGCCACGGCCGTGGGCTCCCCGGCCGCCGTCCGTGCGGCGACCCTCGCGGGGTACGGCGCCCGCCCCTGTCTGCGCGGCCTCTGGCTGGCCCGCTGCGACACGGTCGTCGACCTCGCGGAGGGCGTCCGGGGGCGCGCTCCCGCCCCTCTCCCCACCCTCCGCCACCGCTTGCGCCGCACCTGGGAGCCGATCCTGCTGGAGAGGGTGACGGATCTGCGGGGCGAGGACTGA
- a CDS encoding PDZ domain-containing protein: MEQTALRPKPMPGRETGADRPSGTARRPHAAPRRARQRLITLLFALVTCAALVLSGVGLGTMGATVIGMSRLAELRERGSAPDAPGASARPDGVPKSTSGKGSSVPAPTGAAAGAPTRPTLGVEVVDAPGGARGTGDSRGAAGAGARVVGVHVPGPGYSAGLVRGDTVLALDGTRTGSAAELARAVTTVRPGTAVRLLVRHTNGTRRHLVAVPGVVT, translated from the coding sequence ATGGAACAGACCGCGTTGAGGCCCAAGCCCATGCCGGGCCGGGAGACCGGTGCCGACCGTCCGTCCGGCACCGCCCGGCGCCCGCACGCCGCGCCCCGCCGGGCCCGGCAACGGCTGATCACCCTGCTGTTCGCCCTGGTCACCTGCGCGGCCCTGGTCCTGTCGGGCGTCGGACTCGGCACGATGGGCGCCACGGTGATCGGGATGAGCAGGCTCGCGGAGCTGCGGGAGCGGGGGAGCGCGCCGGACGCACCGGGCGCTTCCGCCCGGCCGGACGGCGTTCCCAAGTCGACTTCGGGGAAGGGGAGTTCGGTTCCGGCGCCCACCGGCGCGGCTGCCGGCGCGCCCACCCGCCCCACCCTCGGCGTCGAAGTCGTCGACGCCCCGGGCGGGGCCCGGGGCACCGGAGACTCCCGAGGCGCGGCGGGCGCGGGTGCCCGTGTCGTCGGTGTCCATGTCCCAGGGCCCGGCTACAGCGCGGGCCTCGTCCGGGGGGACACCGTCCTCGCCCTGGACGGCACCCGGACCGGATCGGCGGCCGAGCTCGCGCGGGCCGTCACCACCGTCCGCCCCGGCACGGCGGTGAGACTCCTCGTGCGGCACACGAACGGCACCCGTCGCCATCTGGTCGCCGTACCGGGAGTGGTCACCTGA
- a CDS encoding M24 family metallopeptidase: MTGTPSDGPAPAPTEAPPAPFTADDHRARMRRAARAAADAGLDGLLVAPGPDLVWLTGHRPPETERLTMLVLRDGRDPVLVVPTLEAPDAVGAPGGPALTLLDWTDGKDPYDAAVSVLGPRGRFGVSDNTWALHLLGLRRRLPGTEYVALTEALPMLRAVKDAAELERMAAAGAAADRAYEEIRQVAFAGRRETEVAADLADLLRQFGHSQVDFTIVASGPNGANPHHEAGDRVIGHGDMVVLDFGGLKDGYGSDTSRTVHVGEPAAEERAVHDLVRAAQEAGFRAVRPGAACQDVDRAARAVITEAGYGDRFIHRTGHGIGVTTHEPPYMIEGEERPLVPGMCFSVEPGVYLPGRFGVRIEDIVTVTQDGGRRLNNTPRELAVVE; encoded by the coding sequence ATGACCGGCACGCCCAGCGACGGGCCCGCGCCCGCCCCGACCGAGGCCCCGCCCGCGCCGTTCACCGCCGACGACCACCGGGCGCGGATGCGGCGCGCGGCACGGGCCGCCGCGGACGCCGGGCTCGACGGGCTGCTGGTGGCACCCGGCCCCGACCTGGTGTGGCTGACGGGACACCGCCCGCCGGAGACCGAGCGGCTGACCATGCTGGTGCTCCGCGACGGCCGGGACCCCGTACTGGTGGTCCCCACCCTGGAGGCCCCGGACGCCGTCGGCGCGCCCGGCGGCCCCGCGCTCACCCTCCTCGACTGGACCGACGGCAAGGACCCGTACGACGCGGCCGTCTCCGTCCTCGGCCCGCGCGGCCGTTTCGGCGTCAGCGACAACACCTGGGCGCTGCACCTGCTCGGCCTGCGACGGCGGCTGCCGGGGACGGAGTACGTCGCGCTCACCGAGGCGCTGCCCATGCTGCGGGCGGTGAAGGACGCGGCCGAGCTGGAGCGGATGGCGGCGGCGGGCGCGGCGGCCGACCGGGCCTACGAGGAGATCCGCCAGGTGGCGTTCGCGGGGCGCCGGGAGACCGAGGTCGCCGCCGATCTCGCCGATCTGCTGCGGCAATTCGGGCACTCCCAGGTCGACTTCACCATCGTCGCCTCGGGCCCGAACGGCGCCAACCCGCACCACGAGGCCGGTGACCGGGTCATCGGGCACGGCGACATGGTCGTCCTCGACTTCGGCGGCCTCAAGGACGGCTACGGCTCCGACACCTCCCGCACGGTCCACGTCGGCGAACCGGCCGCCGAGGAGCGCGCGGTGCACGACCTCGTACGGGCCGCCCAGGAGGCCGGGTTCCGCGCGGTACGGCCGGGCGCGGCCTGCCAGGACGTCGACCGGGCCGCCCGCGCGGTCATCACCGAGGCCGGGTACGGCGACCGTTTCATCCACCGCACCGGGCACGGCATCGGCGTCACCACCCATGAACCGCCGTACATGATCGAGGGGGAGGAGCGGCCCCTCGTGCCCGGTATGTGCTTCTCGGTCGAACCCGGTGTCTATCTGCCGGGCCGTTTCGGCGTACGGATCGAGGACATCGTGACGGTGACGCAGGACGGCGGCCGACGCCTCAACAACACGCCGCGCGAACTGGCGGTGGTCGAGTGA
- the cyc2 gene encoding germacradienol/geosmin synthase Cyc2, which translates to MTQPFALPHFYLPYPARLNPHLEEARAHSSAWAREMGMLEGSGVWDRADLDAHDYGLLCAYTHPDCDGPALSLITDWYVWVFFFDDHFLELFKRSQDRPGGKAHLDRLPLFMPLDLATPVPEPENPVEAGLADLWARTVPAMSMDWRRRFAVATEHLLNESLWELSNINEGRIANPVEYIEMRRKVGGAPWSAGLVEYATAEVPASVAESRPLRVLMETFSDAVHLRNDLFSYQREVEEEGENSNGVLVLETFFGCGTQQAAETVNDILTSRLHQFENTALTEVPGLALEKGLTPGEVAAVAAYTKGLQDWQSGGHEWHMRSSRYMNEGAASARGPLDLGGAVLSGPALIAQAGFGTSGTDVGALLATAAQERLRAHTHVPYQKVGPSRLPDFYLPFEVELCPHLDGARPRLTAWMHEMGMLGEGVWDEERLAAADLPLCAAGLDPDATAEELDLSSGWLAWGTYGDDYYPLVFGHRRDLVAARLTTARLSDCMPVDGEPVPVPANGMERGLVDLWARTTARMTPDERRGLKASVDKMTESWVWELFNQIQNRVPDPVDYLEMRRATFGSDMTLSLCRMGHGPQIPPEVYRSGPVRSLENAAIDYGCLINDVFSYQKEIEYEGEVHNAILVVQNFFGCDYPTALGVIHDLMTQRMRQFEHVVAHELPVVYDDFALSREARTIMDGYVDDLRNWLAGILNWHRRVDRYKPEFLARRAHGFVPDRPPALPFAPARTG; encoded by the coding sequence ATGACGCAGCCGTTCGCACTCCCGCACTTCTACCTGCCGTACCCCGCGCGGCTGAACCCCCACCTCGAAGAGGCCCGTGCCCACTCCTCCGCGTGGGCACGGGAGATGGGCATGCTGGAGGGCTCCGGCGTATGGGACCGGGCGGACCTGGACGCGCACGACTACGGCCTGCTGTGCGCCTACACCCACCCCGACTGCGACGGCCCGGCCCTCTCCCTCATCACCGACTGGTACGTGTGGGTGTTCTTCTTCGACGACCACTTCCTGGAACTCTTCAAGCGCTCCCAGGACCGCCCCGGCGGCAAGGCCCACCTCGACCGGCTCCCGCTCTTCATGCCCCTGGACCTCGCGACCCCCGTCCCCGAGCCGGAGAACCCGGTGGAGGCGGGCCTCGCCGACCTCTGGGCGCGCACGGTCCCGGCGATGTCGATGGACTGGCGCCGCCGCTTCGCCGTGGCCACCGAGCATCTGCTCAACGAGTCGCTGTGGGAGCTGTCCAACATCAACGAGGGCCGGATCGCCAACCCGGTCGAGTACATCGAGATGCGCCGCAAGGTCGGCGGCGCACCCTGGTCGGCCGGCCTCGTCGAGTACGCGACCGCCGAAGTCCCGGCGTCCGTCGCGGAGTCGAGGCCCCTGCGCGTCCTGATGGAGACGTTCTCCGACGCCGTCCATCTGCGCAACGACCTGTTCTCGTACCAGCGGGAGGTCGAGGAGGAGGGCGAGAACAGCAACGGCGTGCTCGTCCTGGAGACCTTCTTCGGCTGCGGCACCCAGCAGGCCGCCGAGACCGTCAACGACATCCTCACCTCCCGGCTGCACCAGTTCGAGAACACCGCGCTCACCGAAGTCCCCGGGCTCGCCCTGGAGAAGGGCCTCACCCCCGGCGAGGTCGCCGCCGTCGCCGCGTACACCAAGGGCCTCCAGGACTGGCAGTCCGGCGGCCACGAATGGCACATGCGGTCCAGCCGGTACATGAACGAGGGCGCCGCCTCCGCGCGCGGCCCGCTCGATCTCGGCGGAGCGGTCCTCTCCGGCCCCGCACTGATCGCCCAGGCCGGTTTCGGCACCTCCGGCACGGACGTCGGGGCGCTGCTCGCGACCGCCGCCCAGGAACGGCTGCGCGCCCACACCCATGTGCCGTACCAGAAGGTAGGTCCGTCCCGACTCCCCGATTTCTACCTGCCGTTCGAGGTGGAGCTGTGCCCGCACCTGGACGGCGCCCGCCCCCGGCTCACCGCCTGGATGCACGAGATGGGCATGCTGGGCGAGGGCGTCTGGGACGAGGAGCGGCTCGCCGCCGCCGACCTCCCGCTCTGCGCGGCCGGCCTCGACCCGGACGCCACGGCCGAGGAACTCGACCTCAGCTCCGGCTGGCTGGCCTGGGGCACCTACGGCGACGACTACTACCCCCTCGTCTTCGGCCACCGCCGCGACCTCGTCGCCGCCCGACTGACCACGGCCCGGCTCTCCGACTGCATGCCCGTCGACGGGGAGCCGGTCCCCGTCCCGGCCAACGGCATGGAACGGGGCCTCGTCGACCTCTGGGCACGGACGACGGCGCGGATGACCCCCGACGAGCGGCGCGGGCTGAAGGCGTCCGTCGACAAGATGACCGAGAGCTGGGTGTGGGAGCTGTTCAACCAGATCCAGAACCGGGTCCCCGACCCGGTCGACTATCTGGAGATGCGGCGCGCCACCTTCGGCTCCGACATGACCCTCAGCCTGTGCCGGATGGGCCACGGCCCGCAGATCCCGCCCGAGGTCTACCGCAGCGGCCCCGTCCGCTCCCTGGAGAACGCGGCGATCGACTACGGCTGCCTCATCAACGACGTCTTCTCGTACCAGAAGGAGATCGAGTACGAGGGCGAGGTGCACAACGCGATCCTGGTCGTGCAGAACTTCTTCGGCTGCGACTACCCGACCGCGCTCGGTGTGATCCACGACCTCATGACCCAGCGGATGCGGCAGTTCGAGCATGTCGTCGCCCATGAACTCCCGGTCGTCTACGACGACTTCGCGCTCTCGCGGGAGGCGCGCACCATCATGGACGGCTATGTGGACGACCTGCGGAACTGGCTGGCCGGCATCCTCAACTGGCACCGGCGGGTGGACCGTTACAAGCCCGAGTTCCTGGCCCGCCGCGCCCACGGCTTCGTCCCGGACCGGCCCCCGGCGCTGCCGTTCGCCCCGGCGCGCACCGGCTGA
- a CDS encoding phosphodiesterase, producing MLVLAHISDLRLDGSDRATRRAERVRDALWGLPGRVDALLVTGDIADHGTEAEYEEAARLLGPREGGAPFPVLTCPGNHDSRAPCRKALLGEPPADGPVNSAHVFTDAAVLMCDSSVPGRDEGELDAQTYAWIEETLDGLDGDRPVLLAFHHPPVALHHPLPDGYRLGQPSKLARLLERRPEIAGIVTGHAHTPAATTFAGRPLVVGPGVAWTLRLPWEGERVADREAPPGLAFHVLDDEGRLTSHFRVVV from the coding sequence ATGCTCGTACTCGCGCACATCAGTGATCTGCGTCTGGACGGGAGCGACCGGGCGACCCGGCGGGCGGAGCGGGTGCGGGACGCGCTGTGGGGGCTGCCGGGGCGGGTGGACGCGCTGCTGGTGACCGGGGACATCGCCGACCACGGCACGGAGGCCGAGTACGAGGAGGCGGCGCGTCTGCTGGGGCCGCGGGAGGGCGGGGCGCCCTTCCCGGTGCTCACCTGTCCGGGCAACCACGACAGCCGGGCGCCCTGTCGCAAGGCGCTGCTCGGGGAGCCGCCCGCCGACGGGCCGGTCAACAGCGCCCATGTCTTCACGGACGCGGCCGTACTGATGTGCGACTCCAGTGTTCCGGGCCGGGACGAGGGCGAGTTGGACGCGCAGACGTACGCCTGGATCGAGGAGACCCTCGACGGTCTCGACGGCGACCGGCCGGTACTGCTCGCCTTCCACCACCCGCCGGTGGCCCTGCACCACCCGCTGCCGGACGGCTACCGGCTCGGTCAGCCGTCGAAGCTCGCCCGGCTGCTGGAGCGCCGGCCGGAGATCGCGGGGATCGTCACCGGGCACGCCCACACCCCCGCCGCGACCACGTTCGCCGGGCGTCCGCTGGTCGTCGGCCCCGGGGTCGCCTGGACGCTGCGGCTGCCCTGGGAGGGCGAGCGGGTCGCGGACCGGGAGGCGCCGCCCGGACTGGCGTTCCACGTACTGGACGACGAGGGGCGGCTGACCAGCCACTTCCGGGTCGTCGTGTAG
- a CDS encoding CTP synthase C-terminal region-related (seleno)protein, whose product MTNHAAPPASSPASPAARLALVGDRSPDVVSHSRIPLLLDALAGRDRLVLDAYWIPSEDAAADAEAVRGFDAVWVVPGSPYRSEAGVLSAIRTAREEGIPFLGTCGGFQHALLEYARSVCGLTRVAHAENDPGAGDFLIEPLACSLVGHEATVAVEPGSLAQSVMNAERSVERYFCAYGPTRHLDTLRAHGLRFSGHDEDGHVRIAELPGHPFFLATLFQPELAGDGSRPHPVVRAFARAAVEHAARVVAGRAV is encoded by the coding sequence ATGACCAACCACGCGGCTCCGCCCGCCTCCTCCCCCGCGTCCCCTGCCGCCCGGCTCGCCCTCGTCGGCGACCGTTCCCCGGACGTGGTCTCGCACAGCCGGATCCCGCTGCTCCTCGACGCCCTCGCCGGACGGGACCGGCTCGTCCTCGACGCGTACTGGATCCCCTCCGAGGACGCCGCCGCCGACGCGGAGGCCGTACGGGGCTTCGACGCGGTGTGGGTGGTACCGGGCAGCCCCTACCGCAGCGAGGCCGGGGTGCTCTCCGCGATCCGAACCGCGCGGGAGGAGGGCATCCCGTTCCTGGGCACCTGCGGCGGCTTCCAGCACGCCCTGCTGGAGTACGCCCGGAGCGTGTGCGGGCTCACCCGGGTCGCGCACGCCGAGAACGACCCCGGCGCCGGGGACTTCCTCATCGAACCGCTCGCCTGTTCCCTGGTCGGGCACGAGGCGACGGTCGCCGTCGAGCCCGGCTCGCTCGCCCAGTCCGTGATGAACGCCGAGCGGTCGGTCGAGCGGTACTTCTGCGCGTACGGCCCGACCCGGCACCTCGACACCCTGCGCGCGCACGGGCTGCGGTTCTCCGGACACGACGAGGACGGGCACGTACGGATCGCCGAACTCCCCGGTCACCCCTTCTTCCTGGCGACGCTCTTCCAGCCGGAGCTGGCCGGCGACGGCAGCCGTCCGCATCCGGTCGTACGGGCCTTCGCCCGAGCCGCGGTCGAGCACGCGGCCCGGGTGGTGGCGGGGCGGGCGGTGTGA